The Azospirillum baldaniorum genome contains a region encoding:
- the tolB gene encoding Tol-Pal system beta propeller repeat protein TolB: protein MTKKTRLLLKAAGCAGALLLALGVAAPAPARAEVRIDITKGVVEPLPIAITSFAGAGGREAQVGSDISKVVAADLERSGLFRPLDPKGFLQTPDQLRSGEPRYQDWRAVGAQALVAGNTTAMGDGRMKVDFRLWDVAAGQYMQGLSYTATADSWRRIAHIIADAIYKRLTGEEGYFDTRIVYVAESGPANARKKQLAIMDQDGENHQFLTDGKNLVLTPRFSPATQEITYMSYFNKKPRVYLFNIDSGRQEVLGDFVGMTFAPRFSPDGNKVVMSMAQNGNTDIYALDLRTRRQTQLTDSPGIDTGPSYSPDGQRIVFESDRGGSQQLYIMNADGSGQKRLTFGEGRYGTPVWSPRGDLIAFTRQRGSSFALGVIRPDGTGERILTESFHVEGPTWAPNGRVLSFFRDVPAGDGRGRSAKLYTIDVTGANERRVITPLDGSDPAWSPLIP from the coding sequence ATGACGAAGAAGACGAGGCTCCTGCTGAAGGCCGCCGGTTGCGCCGGCGCCCTGCTGCTCGCCCTCGGCGTCGCGGCGCCCGCCCCGGCCCGCGCCGAGGTGCGAATCGACATCACCAAGGGCGTGGTCGAGCCGCTGCCGATCGCCATCACCAGCTTCGCCGGTGCCGGCGGGCGCGAGGCGCAGGTCGGCTCGGACATCTCCAAGGTGGTCGCCGCCGATCTGGAGCGGTCGGGCCTGTTCCGGCCGCTCGACCCCAAGGGCTTCCTGCAGACCCCCGACCAGCTCCGCTCCGGCGAGCCGCGCTACCAGGACTGGCGCGCCGTCGGCGCCCAGGCGCTGGTCGCCGGCAACACCACCGCCATGGGCGACGGCCGCATGAAGGTCGACTTCCGCCTGTGGGACGTCGCCGCCGGCCAGTACATGCAGGGGCTGAGCTACACCGCGACCGCCGACAGCTGGCGCCGCATCGCCCACATTATCGCCGACGCCATCTACAAGCGGCTGACCGGCGAAGAGGGCTATTTCGACACGCGCATCGTCTATGTGGCCGAATCCGGCCCGGCCAACGCGCGCAAGAAGCAACTCGCCATCATGGATCAGGACGGTGAGAACCATCAGTTCCTGACCGACGGCAAGAACCTCGTCCTGACGCCGCGCTTCTCGCCGGCGACCCAGGAAATCACGTACATGTCGTACTTCAACAAGAAGCCGCGTGTGTACCTGTTCAACATCGACAGCGGTCGCCAGGAAGTCCTCGGCGACTTCGTCGGCATGACCTTTGCCCCGCGCTTCTCGCCGGACGGCAACAAGGTCGTCATGAGCATGGCGCAGAACGGCAACACCGACATCTACGCCCTGGACCTGCGGACCCGCCGCCAGACCCAGCTCACCGATTCGCCGGGCATCGACACCGGCCCCAGCTACTCGCCGGACGGCCAGCGCATCGTCTTCGAGTCGGACCGCGGCGGCAGCCAGCAGCTCTACATCATGAACGCGGACGGTTCGGGGCAGAAGCGCCTGACCTTCGGCGAGGGCCGCTACGGCACGCCGGTGTGGTCGCCGCGCGGCGACCTGATCGCCTTCACCCGCCAGCGGGGCAGCAGCTTCGCGCTCGGCGTGATCCGTCCGGACGGCACCGGCGAGCGCATCCTGACCGAGTCGTTCCACGTGGAAGGCCCGACCTGGGCGCCGAACGGCCGCGTGCTGAGCTTCTTCCGCGATGTTCCGGCCGGGGACGGCCGCGGGCGAAGCGCGAAGCTCTACACCATCGACGTGACGGGCGCAAACGAACGCCGTGTGATCACTCCGCTCGACGGCTCCGATCCCGCATGGTCGCCCTTGATTCCCTAG
- the pal gene encoding peptidoglycan-associated lipoprotein Pal, translating into MRIKYLSLIAAVALVAACETAPKDAGNANANGAATSSQIRPGSQEDLVVNVGDRVFFGLDRYDLAPEARATLDRQASWLKQYPNVTVTVEGHADERGTREYNLALGERRANSVKNYLVAGGINASRVKVISYGKEKPAVLGSNEASWAQNRRGVTVVD; encoded by the coding sequence ATGCGTATCAAGTATCTGAGCCTGATCGCGGCCGTCGCTCTGGTTGCCGCTTGCGAAACCGCTCCGAAGGATGCCGGCAACGCCAACGCCAATGGCGCCGCCACGTCCAGCCAGATCCGCCCGGGCTCGCAGGAAGACCTGGTCGTCAACGTCGGCGACCGCGTGTTCTTCGGTCTCGACCGCTACGACCTGGCTCCGGAGGCTCGCGCCACCCTGGACCGTCAGGCTTCCTGGCTGAAGCAGTACCCGAACGTCACCGTGACCGTCGAAGGCCACGCTGACGAGCGCGGCACCCGCGAGTACAACCTCGCCCTGGGTGAGCGTCGCGCCAACTCGGTGAAGAACTACCTCGTCGCCGGCGGCATCAACGCCTCGCGCGTCAAGGTCATCTCCTACGGCAAGGAGAAGCCGGCGGTCCTCGGCTCGAACGAGGCCTCCTGGGCGCAGAACCGCCGTGGCGTGACCGTCGTCGACTAA
- a CDS encoding polysaccharide biosynthesis protein → MRIPSPRASLVYLHDLTMTAAALVVALYLRVGEQAFQEYRDPLLTGLPILVLIAAVVFRFSGLYRGIWRYASVPDLAQLLRAVTTVVLCFLAVMFLLTRLEALPRSLPVILWFVQLVLLGGPRFAYRLVKDRRLGLHDRDSTGVPRIPVLLLGVSDAAELFIRSLDQNAGAAYRVVGLLDDKNRRIGHAIRGVPVLGGPDDLPRVVEDLAQRGDRPQRLIVAKGQADVPGTVLRDLLEQAESLGLSMARLPSLTEFKSALGEGKIEVRPIALEDLLGRPQAVLDRGAIASLVTGRRVVVTGAGGTIGSELVRQIAALQPETLTLVDAGEFNLYSIEMEVRERFPALALQAVIADVRDRDRIFRLFQTQRPHMVFHAAALKHVPLVEANPSEGALTNVIGTRNVADAARANGCQAMVLVSTDKAIRPTSVMGATKRFAECYCQALDMLPPRDGGETATRYMTVRFGNVLGSSGSVVPLFTRQLAKGGPLTVTHPDMRRYFMTVREAVELVLQASAHGVARLEERGKVLVLDMGEPVKIVDLARQMIRLAGYRPGHDIKIEFTGLRPGEKLFEEILTSTEAPTRTEADGVFLASPRVIDYALINRALGELETAARAGDAERVMTILSNIVPDFRAEAVLPPPSAFGNAVAGGEAGALNQGGSD, encoded by the coding sequence ATGCGTATCCCGTCTCCGCGGGCGTCCCTCGTCTACCTGCACGATCTGACGATGACGGCCGCCGCCCTGGTCGTGGCTCTGTATCTGCGTGTGGGCGAGCAGGCGTTCCAGGAATACAGAGACCCGCTGCTGACGGGACTGCCCATCCTGGTGCTGATCGCGGCGGTGGTGTTCCGCTTCTCGGGCCTGTACCGCGGCATCTGGCGCTACGCCTCCGTCCCCGATCTGGCGCAGCTCCTGCGCGCGGTCACGACGGTCGTGCTGTGCTTCCTGGCGGTCATGTTCCTGCTGACCCGGCTGGAGGCCCTGCCCCGCTCCCTGCCGGTGATCCTGTGGTTCGTGCAGCTCGTCCTGCTGGGCGGCCCGCGCTTCGCCTACCGTCTCGTGAAGGACCGCCGGCTGGGCCTGCATGACCGGGATTCGACGGGGGTGCCGCGCATTCCGGTGCTCCTGCTGGGCGTCAGCGACGCGGCGGAACTGTTCATCCGCTCGCTGGACCAGAACGCCGGCGCCGCCTACCGGGTGGTCGGCCTGCTGGACGACAAGAACCGGCGCATCGGCCACGCCATCCGCGGCGTGCCCGTCCTGGGCGGCCCCGACGACCTGCCCCGCGTGGTCGAGGATCTGGCGCAGCGCGGCGACCGCCCGCAACGCCTGATCGTCGCCAAGGGTCAGGCCGACGTGCCCGGCACCGTGCTGCGCGACCTGCTGGAACAGGCGGAATCGCTGGGCCTGTCCATGGCCCGCCTGCCCAGCCTGACCGAGTTCAAGTCGGCGCTGGGGGAAGGCAAGATCGAGGTGCGCCCGATCGCGCTGGAGGATCTTCTGGGCCGTCCCCAGGCGGTTCTCGACCGCGGCGCCATCGCCAGCCTCGTCACCGGACGGCGCGTCGTCGTCACCGGAGCGGGCGGCACCATCGGCAGCGAGCTGGTCCGCCAGATCGCCGCCCTCCAGCCGGAGACGCTGACCCTCGTCGATGCCGGGGAGTTCAACCTCTACAGCATCGAGATGGAGGTGCGGGAGCGCTTCCCCGCCCTGGCGCTCCAGGCGGTGATCGCCGACGTGCGCGACCGCGACCGCATCTTCCGCCTGTTCCAGACGCAACGCCCGCACATGGTCTTCCACGCCGCGGCCCTGAAGCATGTGCCGCTGGTGGAGGCCAACCCGTCGGAAGGCGCGCTGACCAACGTCATCGGCACCCGCAATGTCGCCGACGCGGCGCGGGCCAACGGCTGTCAGGCGATGGTCCTGGTGTCCACCGACAAGGCGATCCGCCCGACCAGCGTGATGGGCGCCACCAAGCGCTTTGCCGAATGCTACTGCCAGGCGCTCGACATGCTGCCGCCGCGCGACGGCGGCGAGACGGCAACCCGCTACATGACGGTCCGCTTCGGCAACGTGCTGGGCTCCAGCGGGTCGGTGGTGCCGCTGTTCACCCGCCAGCTCGCCAAGGGCGGCCCGCTGACCGTCACCCACCCCGACATGCGTCGTTACTTCATGACGGTGCGCGAGGCGGTGGAACTGGTGCTCCAGGCCTCTGCCCACGGCGTGGCCCGCCTGGAGGAGCGTGGCAAGGTGCTGGTGCTCGACATGGGCGAGCCGGTGAAGATCGTCGACCTCGCCCGGCAGATGATCCGGCTGGCCGGCTACCGGCCCGGCCACGACATCAAGATCGAGTTCACCGGCCTGCGCCCGGGCGAGAAGCTGTTCGAGGAGATCCTGACCTCGACCGAGGCTCCGACACGCACGGAGGCCGACGGCGTGTTCCTCGCCTCCCCCCGCGTGATCGACTACGCCCTTATCAACCGCGCCCTGGGCGAGCTGGAAACGGCCGCGCGGGCCGGGGACGCGGAGCGGGTGATGACGATCCTGTCCAACATCGTCCCCGACTTCCGCGCGGAGGCCGTCCTGCCGCCGCCGAGCGCCTTCGGCAACGCCGTGGCGGGCGGTGAGGCCGGGGCGCTGAACCAGGGCGGCTCCGACTGA
- a CDS encoding NAD-dependent epimerase/dehydratase family protein, producing the protein MRVLVTGATGFVARTVIPLLVERGHSVRAVVRRPDIPVPHAADTVTIGDIGPATAWGNALQGMDAVVHLAARVHVMRDRESDPLAAFRRVNTAGTRVLAEAAAAAGVKRMVYLSSVKALADESRPDELSEETEPDPHSPYGISKLEAERALAEISARTGLEAVVIRPPLVYGPGVGGNFLRLMQAVDRGIPLPLGALENRRSLIFVGNLADAIQECLTHPQAAGGRFLVHDGRPMSTAELVRAIAEALGKPARLLPVPPSLLALAARLARREAMLDRVAGSLVIDDGAIRRALNWRPPCYPAYGLRLTAEWFKAVRG; encoded by the coding sequence ATGCGCGTCCTGGTCACCGGGGCCACCGGTTTCGTCGCGCGGACGGTCATCCCCCTGCTGGTGGAGCGCGGGCACAGCGTGCGCGCCGTCGTGCGCCGCCCCGACATTCCGGTTCCGCACGCCGCCGACACCGTCACCATCGGCGACATCGGTCCCGCCACCGCCTGGGGCAACGCGCTCCAGGGCATGGACGCGGTGGTCCATCTGGCCGCCCGCGTCCACGTCATGCGCGACCGCGAATCCGATCCGCTGGCCGCCTTCCGCCGCGTCAACACCGCCGGCACCCGCGTGCTGGCCGAGGCCGCCGCCGCCGCGGGCGTCAAGCGGATGGTCTATCTCAGCAGCGTCAAGGCGCTGGCCGACGAGAGCCGCCCCGACGAGCTGAGCGAGGAGACGGAGCCCGATCCCCATTCCCCCTACGGCATCTCCAAGCTGGAGGCCGAACGGGCGCTGGCGGAGATCTCGGCCCGCACCGGGCTGGAGGCCGTGGTGATCCGTCCGCCGCTGGTCTACGGCCCCGGCGTGGGCGGCAACTTCCTGCGGCTGATGCAGGCGGTGGACCGCGGCATCCCCTTGCCGCTGGGCGCCCTGGAGAACCGGCGCAGCCTGATCTTCGTGGGCAATCTCGCCGACGCCATCCAGGAATGCCTGACCCACCCGCAGGCGGCGGGCGGGCGGTTCCTGGTCCATGACGGACGACCGATGTCCACGGCGGAGCTGGTGCGGGCCATCGCGGAGGCGTTGGGCAAGCCCGCGCGCCTTCTGCCCGTGCCGCCGTCCCTGCTGGCGCTCGCCGCGCGGCTGGCCCGGCGGGAGGCCATGCTGGACCGCGTCGCCGGCTCGCTGGTGATCGACGACGGGGCCATCCGCCGCGCTCTGAACTGGCGTCCGCCCTGCTACCCCGCGTACGGCTTGCGCCTGACCGCCGAATGGTTCAAAGCTGTGCGCGGCTGA
- a CDS encoding MraY family glycosyltransferase, whose translation MSGPLALFLALAGSFALSWLLTGRVLAYLRRKAILDHPNDRSSHSIPTPRGGGWGVMLTLLPVWTLIAMTADHPLRALPILAGAVALMAVSWMDDRRGLGPAPRFLAQIAAVVAGLTALPGGALPGGPLPGDGLVFQGLLPFWADRLVAAVGWLWFVNLFNFMDGIDGLAGSEAASIGAGLALVAALGALDPALALYGLAAAGAALGFLVWNWHPAKLFMGDVGSVPLGFTLGWLLLVLAASGLWVAALLIPAYFLADATITLLRRLAEGKKVWQAHREHFYQKATQRGRNHAQVVRLVLALNGTLLLLAVASLALGWTVLPAGGGAVVLLLALLARPVRAAA comes from the coding sequence ATGAGCGGCCCCCTGGCATTATTCCTCGCCTTGGCCGGCAGCTTCGCGCTGTCCTGGCTGCTCACCGGACGCGTGCTCGCCTACCTGCGGCGCAAGGCGATCCTCGACCACCCGAACGACCGTTCCAGCCATTCCATTCCGACGCCGCGCGGTGGCGGCTGGGGCGTCATGCTGACGCTGCTGCCCGTCTGGACGCTCATCGCGATGACGGCGGACCATCCGCTGCGCGCGCTGCCGATTCTGGCCGGAGCGGTGGCGCTGATGGCGGTGTCCTGGATGGACGACCGGCGCGGGCTGGGTCCGGCGCCGCGATTCCTCGCCCAGATCGCCGCGGTGGTCGCGGGGCTGACCGCGCTTCCCGGGGGCGCGCTTCCCGGCGGCCCTCTTCCCGGAGACGGTCTGGTTTTCCAGGGACTGTTGCCCTTCTGGGCGGACCGGCTGGTGGCCGCGGTCGGCTGGCTGTGGTTCGTGAACCTGTTCAACTTCATGGACGGCATCGACGGTCTGGCCGGCAGCGAGGCGGCGTCCATCGGCGCGGGGCTGGCGCTGGTCGCGGCGCTCGGCGCGCTCGACCCGGCGCTGGCCCTCTACGGGCTGGCCGCGGCGGGAGCGGCGCTGGGCTTCCTGGTGTGGAACTGGCACCCCGCCAAGCTCTTCATGGGCGATGTCGGCAGCGTGCCGCTGGGCTTCACGCTGGGCTGGCTGCTGCTGGTCCTGGCGGCGTCGGGGCTGTGGGTCGCCGCCCTGCTGATCCCCGCCTATTTCCTGGCCGACGCCACCATCACGCTGCTGCGTCGTCTGGCCGAGGGCAAGAAGGTCTGGCAGGCCCACCGTGAGCATTTCTATCAGAAGGCCACCCAGCGCGGGCGCAACCACGCCCAGGTGGTTCGGCTGGTCCTGGCGCTGAACGGCACGCTGCTGCTGCTGGCGGTGGCGTCGCTGGCGCTCGGCTGGACGGTGCTGCCGGCGGGAGGTGGCGCGGTCGTGCTGCTGCTGGCCCTGTTGGCGCGGCCTGTGCGGGCGGCCGCGTGA
- a CDS encoding glycosyltransferase family 4 protein yields MSSRPANAGRKLIYLVTEDWYFWSHRLPMARAAREAGFEVAVATRVDKHGPRIEAEGFRVLPLSWQRRSINPAGALSAVAEIAALYRREAPDLVHHVAMKPVLLGGLAAGLAGVPAVVNALTGLGSAFLGTGGLKSRVAGAAARPLLRTVLKRPNSLTILQNEDDRQTLVAAGLLPDERAWIIRGSGVDTAHYQVLPEPPEPPVTVGCVARLLADKGVGPLVEAQQTLRTKGLDVRLLLAGTPDPENPTSVTQAELDRWAALPGVELPGHSADVRQVWARCHIAVLASRREGLPKSLLEAAACGRAIVATDVPGCREVAHAGENALLVPPDDAAALAGALEVLVRDSALRRRFGAASRRLVESDMASDRVGAKTVELYHRLLASTQPGTAPVAEAS; encoded by the coding sequence GTGAGCAGCAGACCCGCAAACGCCGGCCGCAAGCTGATCTATCTGGTGACGGAGGACTGGTACTTCTGGTCCCACCGCCTGCCCATGGCCCGCGCCGCCCGCGAGGCCGGGTTCGAGGTCGCCGTCGCCACCCGCGTCGACAAGCACGGCCCCCGCATCGAGGCGGAGGGTTTCCGCGTGCTGCCCCTGTCCTGGCAGCGCCGCAGCATCAACCCGGCGGGCGCCCTGTCCGCCGTGGCGGAGATCGCCGCGCTGTACCGGCGGGAGGCCCCGGATCTGGTCCACCATGTCGCCATGAAGCCGGTGCTGCTGGGCGGGCTGGCCGCCGGGCTGGCCGGGGTGCCGGCGGTGGTGAACGCGCTGACCGGGCTGGGCTCCGCCTTCCTCGGCACCGGCGGGCTGAAGTCCCGCGTCGCCGGGGCCGCCGCCCGCCCGCTGCTGCGCACCGTGCTGAAGCGCCCGAACAGCCTGACCATCCTGCAGAACGAGGACGACCGGCAGACTCTGGTGGCCGCCGGATTGCTTCCCGACGAGCGCGCCTGGATCATCCGCGGCTCCGGCGTCGACACCGCCCATTATCAGGTGCTTCCCGAGCCGCCGGAGCCGCCGGTGACGGTGGGCTGCGTCGCCCGGCTGCTCGCCGACAAGGGCGTCGGTCCGCTGGTCGAGGCGCAGCAGACCCTGCGGACCAAGGGGCTTGACGTCCGGCTGCTGCTGGCCGGCACGCCCGATCCGGAAAACCCGACCTCCGTGACCCAGGCCGAACTGGACCGCTGGGCCGCCCTGCCCGGCGTCGAATTGCCCGGCCACAGCGCCGACGTGCGGCAGGTCTGGGCGCGTTGCCACATCGCCGTGCTGGCCTCCCGCCGCGAGGGGCTGCCGAAGAGCCTGCTGGAGGCCGCGGCCTGCGGACGGGCCATCGTCGCCACCGACGTGCCGGGATGCCGCGAGGTGGCCCACGCCGGCGAGAACGCCCTGCTGGTCCCGCCCGACGACGCCGCGGCCCTGGCCGGGGCGTTGGAGGTGCTGGTGCGCGACTCCGCCCTGCGCCGGCGCTTCGGCGCCGCCAGCCGGCGTCTGGTCGAATCCGACATGGCGTCCGACCGGGTGGGCGCGAAGACGGTCGAGCTGTACCATCGGCTGCTGGCGTCCACCCAGCCCGGCACCGCCCCGGTCGCGGAGGCATCATGA
- a CDS encoding SDR family NAD(P)-dependent oxidoreductase — protein MTIVVTGAAGFIGSHVAAALLDRGETVLGIDNLNDYYSVALKEARLARLAARPGFRFVKTDVSDRTAIEALDPDFAEATGVVHLAAQAGVRYSLENPYAYVDANVTGQVAMLEAARRMPKLKHFVYASTSSVYGANKKMPFSVEDRVDSPMSIYAATKKAAEMMTYAYCHLYKFPATGLRFFTVYGPWGRPDMAAYLFADAIMAGRPIRVFNEGRMKRDFTFVEDIAAGVLAALDRPAAADANGAPHTVYNLGNNRTEDLMRFIGIIEESLGREAVKVMEPLQMGDVPETTADIEASRLDLGYEPKTPIDVGLPRFIAWYKDYHGIA, from the coding sequence ATGACGATCGTGGTCACCGGCGCGGCCGGTTTCATCGGCTCGCACGTCGCGGCGGCCTTGCTGGATCGCGGCGAGACGGTGTTGGGGATCGACAACCTCAACGACTACTATTCCGTGGCGTTGAAGGAGGCACGGCTGGCCCGCCTCGCCGCCCGACCCGGCTTCCGTTTCGTCAAGACCGACGTGTCCGACCGCACCGCCATCGAGGCGCTGGACCCCGATTTCGCCGAGGCGACCGGCGTCGTGCATCTGGCCGCCCAGGCCGGCGTGCGCTATTCGCTGGAGAACCCCTACGCCTATGTGGACGCCAACGTCACCGGCCAGGTGGCGATGCTGGAAGCCGCGCGGCGCATGCCGAAGCTGAAGCATTTCGTCTACGCCTCCACCTCCTCCGTCTACGGCGCCAACAAGAAGATGCCCTTCTCGGTGGAGGACCGCGTCGACTCCCCCATGTCCATCTACGCCGCGACGAAGAAGGCGGCGGAAATGATGACCTACGCCTACTGCCACCTCTACAAGTTTCCGGCGACCGGCTTGCGCTTCTTCACCGTCTACGGCCCCTGGGGACGCCCGGACATGGCCGCCTATCTGTTCGCCGACGCGATCATGGCGGGCCGCCCGATCCGCGTCTTCAACGAGGGCCGGATGAAGCGCGACTTCACCTTCGTCGAGGACATCGCCGCGGGCGTGCTGGCGGCGCTGGACCGCCCGGCGGCGGCCGACGCCAACGGCGCGCCGCACACCGTCTACAACCTCGGCAACAACCGGACCGAGGATCTGATGCGCTTCATCGGCATCATCGAAGAGTCGCTGGGCCGCGAGGCGGTGAAGGTCATGGAGCCGTTGCAGATGGGCGACGTGCCGGAAACCACCGCCGACATCGAGGCGAGCCGCCTCGACCTGGGCTATGAGCCGAAGACGCCGATCGACGTCGGCCTGCCCCGCTTCATCGCGTGGTACAAGGACTATCACGGCATTGCCTGA
- the asnB gene encoding asparagine synthase (glutamine-hydrolyzing), with protein MCGICGFLAGPSSGAGSEFGLEATARRMADTIAHRGPDGDGVWADGEAGVALGHRRLAIVELSPLGRQPMESADGRWVIVYNGEIYNFQDLRAELEAAGHRFRGHSDTEVLLEGCAAWGVERTVRRLVGIFAFALWDRRERTLYLVRDHLGVKPLYWARMGGALLFGSQPKALRAHPAFAAEIDRDALSAYLRFSYVPAPHSIYQGVHKLEPGSILTVRPGREPERTVYWDAGAAARAGIADRLSLSDAEATDALESLLKDAVGRQMMADVPLGAFLSGGIDSSTVVALMQAQSTRPVRTFTIGFGEDGYDEAVHARAVAAHLGTEHTELRVEASHALEVIPKLADWYDEPFADSSQIPTLLVSEMTRRSVTVALSGDGGDELFAGYNRYLTAPALWRRMAPLPAGLRRGAAGLIRAVRPTGWDALAGLIPEGRRPRQTGDKLHKLAGVLDAAGPDAIYRRLVSQWQDPDALVRGGREPHGPAWDDGLAAGIPDFVERMQHLDSVTYLPDDILAKVDRASMGVSLEARVPLLDHRVVEFAWRVPQSQKLRDGKGKWLLRQALYRHVPPALVERPKAGFAIPLDGWLRGPLRDWAEDLLDEGRLRREGFFDPAPIRACWAEHLAGTRNNQHRLWNVLMFQDWNRRWGSASAPAPLAASAA; from the coding sequence GTGTGCGGCATCTGCGGCTTCCTGGCCGGCCCCAGCTCCGGAGCGGGCTCCGAGTTCGGGCTTGAGGCCACAGCACGGCGCATGGCCGACACCATCGCCCACCGCGGCCCCGATGGGGACGGCGTGTGGGCCGACGGGGAGGCCGGGGTCGCGCTCGGCCACCGGCGGCTCGCCATCGTGGAACTGTCGCCGCTGGGCCGCCAGCCGATGGAGTCGGCGGACGGGCGCTGGGTCATCGTCTACAACGGCGAGATCTACAATTTCCAGGACCTGCGGGCGGAACTCGAAGCCGCCGGCCACCGGTTCCGCGGCCATTCGGACACCGAAGTGCTGTTGGAGGGCTGCGCCGCCTGGGGCGTGGAACGCACCGTGCGGCGGCTGGTCGGCATCTTCGCCTTCGCCCTGTGGGACCGGCGCGAGCGCACCCTTTACCTCGTGCGCGACCATCTGGGCGTGAAGCCGCTCTATTGGGCGCGCATGGGCGGGGCGCTGCTGTTCGGCTCCCAGCCGAAGGCGCTGCGCGCCCATCCAGCCTTCGCGGCGGAGATCGACCGCGATGCCCTGTCCGCCTATCTCCGTTTCAGCTACGTCCCAGCGCCACACAGCATCTACCAGGGCGTCCACAAGCTGGAGCCGGGCAGCATCCTGACCGTCCGTCCGGGACGCGAACCCGAGCGCACCGTCTATTGGGACGCCGGTGCGGCGGCACGGGCCGGCATCGCCGACCGGCTGTCGCTGTCCGACGCCGAGGCGACGGACGCACTGGAGTCCCTGCTCAAGGATGCGGTCGGGCGGCAGATGATGGCCGACGTGCCGCTGGGCGCCTTCCTGTCCGGCGGGATCGACAGCTCCACCGTCGTCGCGCTGATGCAGGCGCAGAGCACCCGGCCCGTGCGCACCTTCACCATTGGGTTCGGCGAGGATGGCTACGACGAGGCGGTGCACGCCCGCGCCGTCGCCGCGCATCTCGGCACCGAGCACACCGAGCTTCGGGTGGAGGCCAGCCACGCGCTGGAGGTCATTCCCAAGCTGGCCGACTGGTACGACGAACCCTTCGCCGACAGCTCGCAGATCCCGACGCTGCTGGTGTCGGAGATGACCCGGCGCTCCGTCACCGTGGCCCTGTCCGGCGATGGCGGGGACGAGCTGTTCGCCGGCTACAACCGCTATCTCACGGCGCCCGCCCTGTGGCGGCGCATGGCGCCTTTGCCCGCCGGGCTGCGCCGGGGCGCCGCCGGGCTGATCCGCGCCGTCCGGCCCACGGGCTGGGACGCGCTGGCCGGGCTGATCCCCGAGGGGCGCCGCCCGCGCCAGACCGGCGACAAGCTGCACAAGCTGGCCGGCGTGCTGGACGCCGCCGGGCCGGACGCCATCTACCGCCGTCTGGTCAGCCAGTGGCAGGACCCCGACGCGCTGGTCCGCGGCGGGCGGGAGCCGCATGGTCCGGCCTGGGACGATGGGCTGGCGGCGGGCATCCCGGATTTCGTCGAACGGATGCAGCATCTCGACAGCGTCACCTATCTGCCGGACGACATCCTGGCGAAGGTGGACCGCGCCAGCATGGGCGTGTCGCTGGAGGCGCGCGTGCCGCTGCTCGACCATCGGGTGGTGGAGTTCGCCTGGCGCGTGCCGCAATCGCAGAAGCTGCGCGACGGCAAGGGCAAGTGGCTGCTGCGCCAAGCGCTCTACCGCCATGTCCCGCCGGCCCTCGTGGAGCGGCCCAAGGCCGGCTTTGCCATCCCGCTGGACGGCTGGCTGCGCGGCCCGCTGCGCGACTGGGCGGAGGATTTGCTGGACGAGGGGCGGTTGCGCCGGGAAGGCTTCTTCGACCCCGCGCCGATCCGCGCCTGCTGGGCGGAACATCTGGCCGGGACCCGCAACAACCAGCACCGGCTCTGGAACGTGCTGATGTTCCAGGACTGGAACCGCCGCTGGGGCAGCGCCTCCGCCCCGGCCCCGCTTGCCGCGAGCGCCGCATGA